A stretch of DNA from Nocardioides sp. Arc9.136:
CGCGGAACGACGCGTGCAGGCTCAGCCACGCGGCGTACTGCGAGAGGTCGGCGACCAGGCCCTGCGCCAGGGCGAGCGGCGCGGCGACGTCCGCGGACGCGCGCACCACGCGCGGGTAGCCGGCGGGCTGGGTGGGCAGGTCGGACTCGCTCATGCGGACTCCCGGGGGCAACAAACAGTCAGGCGTGACTGTTTGTTGGGGAGGGTAGCGGAATCCCCGCTCCCTGGCCGCCGATGAGTCCGGCGTCCGGCCACGGTCTCCTCCGGCAGCCACTCACCCCGACCCGCAGGAGACCCCGATGAGCCGCATGATCTTCCTGAACCTCCCCGTCGCCGACGTCCAGCGCGCACGCGACTTCTGGACCGCTCTCGGCCTCACGTTCGACGAGCAGTTCAGCGACGGCAAGGCCGCGTGCCTGGTCCTCAACGAGCAGTGCAGCGCGATGCTGCTGCAGGAGGAGTTCTTCCACTCCTTCCACGGCACCACCTCCGCGGGCGGCACCGAGGTGCTGGTCTGCCTCTCCGCCGAGAGCCGCGAGGAGGTCGACGAGCTGTGCACCCGCGCCGCCGCGGCCGGCGCCACCGACGCCGACGCGCGGACCGGCGAGGGCCCGATGTACGGCGGCTCCTTCCGCGACCCCGACGGCCACGTCTGGGAGGTCATGCACATGGACATGTCCGCGATGGGCTGAGCCGTCCCGGCCGGCGGTGCTCCCCCGTCACCCGCGACGACGCCGGGCGGGTCAGGCGGGGTCGACGACGACCACGTGCAGGGTGCGCGGGCCGTGGACGCCCTCGACCCGGTCGAGCTCGATGTCGCTGGTGGCCGAGGGGCCGCTGATCCAGGTCATCGGGCGCAGCGGGTCGAGCCGGGCGAGCGCGTCGGGCACGTCGGGCACGACCTGCTCGGCGCGGACGACGCACACGTGCCGGTCGGGCACCAGCGTGACCGCGCGCCGGCCCTGGCCGGGGCCGTGGTCCAGCACGATCGTGCCGGTCTCGGCGACGCCGACCGCCGCCTCGGTGACCACGGCGTCGACCCGGTCGAGCTGCAGGGCGGTGAGGCCCGTGTCGACCACGGCACCCGCCACGTCGAACGACAGGCCCGCCGGCACGACCACCGTGCCGGACCCGCCCGGCAGGTGCCGGGCGAGGGCGGCGACGACGGTCGCCTCGACGTCGGCGGGGGCGCAGCGCTCGACGACGGCGCGGTAGTGCTCGACCCGGTCGGCGAAGTGCCCGACCAGGTCCGCCGCCGGCGTGATCCGCGGCGCCGGGGCCTCGGGCGCCGTCCGGTCCACCCCGTCCAGCGCCGAGCGCACCCGGCCCAGGATCTCGTCGCGTGCGCTGGTCATGAGCGTCCTCCGTCCGTCCGGCCACCATCGGCCCGGCCACCGTCGGTCCGCCGCCACCACGCGCGGAACGACTCCCGCGGCGGGGCGGGCAGGTCGCGGGCGCCGGTCCAGGCGGCGGCACCCGGGCCGGGGATGCGCCCGGCGGCGGAGCGGCCGCCCGGCAGCGTCGTGCGTCCGAAGCGGGTGAGCACGCGCCCGGCGACGCCGGAGGCCCTCTCGACCCAGCCCAGCCGGCGGCTGTCGCCGAAGGACCAGGCCGCCGCCTTCATCGCCACCGCCTCGGCCTTGGGGACGGTGTCGTCGCGGTGGCTGTCGACCACCTTCGAGCGCAGGTGGACCAGCACCTCCGGGATGTCGATGCGCACGGGGCAGACCTCGAAGCACGCGCCGCACAGCGAGGAGGCGTACGGCAGCGAGTCGGTCTGGGGGTCGCCGGTCCCCTTCATCAGCGGGTTCAGGATCGCGCCGATCGGGCCGGGGTAGACCGAGCCGTAGGCGTGGCCCCCGGCCCGCTCGTAGACCGGGCAGGCGTTGAGGCAGGCCGAGCACCGGATGCAGCGCAGCGCCTGCCGCCCGACGTCGTCGGCCAGCGCCCGGGTGCGCCCGTTGTCGAGCAGGACGACGTGCACCTCCTGCGGCCCGTCGCCGGCCGTGACGCCGGTCCAGGTCGAGGTGTAGGGGTTCATCCGCTCACCGGTCGAGGACCGCGGCAGCAGCCGCAGCAGCGGGTCGAGCTCGGCGAACGTCGGCACGACCTTCTCGATGCCGACGACGCTGATGAGCACCTCGGGCAGGGTCAGGCACATCCGGCCGTTGCCCTCGGACTCCACCACGACCAGCGTGCCGGTCTCGGCGACGGCGAAGTTCGCCCCCGAGACCGCGACCTTGGCGCGCAGGAACTTCTCGCGCAGGTGCTCCCGGGCGGCGCCGGCCAGGACGGCCGGCTCGTCGGTGAGGTCGGCCGGCGCCGGTCGCCCGACCTCGCCCATCGCACGCAGGAAGATCTCGCGCACCTCGGCCCGGTTCCGGTGGATCGCCGGGACCAGGATGTGGCTGGGCAGGTCGTCGCCGAGCTGCACGATGAGCTCGGCGAGGTCGGTCTCCCACGCGGCGATGCCGTGCTCGGCCAGCGCCTCGTTCAGGCCGATCTCCTGGGTGGCCATCGACTTGACCTTCACGACCTCGTCGGCGCCGTGGTCGCGGGCGACCCGGGCGACGATCTCGTTGGCCTCCGCGGCGTCGCGGGCCCAGTGGACCGTCGCGCCGCGGGCGGTCAGCGACTCCTCGAGCCGCACCAGGTGGGTGTCGAGGTCACGGAGGGCGGCCTCCTTGACCGCCGCGCCCGCGAGCCGCAGCTCCTCCCACTCCTCGACCTCGCCGACGACGGCGGCCCGCTTGGCGCGGATCGTCGAGGTGGCGTGGGCCAGGTTGTGGCGCAGCTGGGTGTCGGCCAGCGCGGACCGCGCGGCGGTCGGGAACGCCGGCATCCCGACGAACGTCGCGCTCACCGCTGCTCCCCCCGTGCCAGCTCGACCTCGGGATGAGCCGAGGCCCCACCAGGCGGTCCGCTCGCGCCCTCCTCGGTCGAGGCGAGGATCTCGGCGAGGTGCACGACGCGTACGCCGGCCTGCTGGCGCGACAGCACGCCGCCGACGTGCATCAGGCAGGAGTTGTCCCCGGCCACTAGCACCTCCGCGCCGGTCTCGCGGACGTGGCGCGCCTTGTCCGCGCCCATCGCCACCGAGGTGTCGGCGTTCTTGACCGCGAACGTCCCGCCGAAACCGCAGCACTGCTCGGCCTGCGGCAGGTCCAGCAGGCGCAGGCCGCGGACGTTCTCCAGCAGCTGCCGGGGCCGGTCGCCGACGCCGAGCATCCGCAGCGAGTGGCAGGTCGGGTGGTAGGTCACGGTGTGCGGGAAGTAGGCGCCCACGTCGACCACGCCGAGCACGTCGACGAGGAACTCGCTCAGCTCGTAGACCTTCGGCGAGGTCTCCGCGACCGCGGCGGCCAGCCCGGCGTCACCGGAGCGGCGCGCCACGAGGCCGTGCTGGTGCCGCGCGGACCCCGCGCACGACCCGCTGGGGGTCACGACGGCGTCGTACCCGGCGAACGCGTCGACGAAGGTCCGCACCACCGGCACGGCCTCGTCGAGGTAGCCGGTGTTGACCATCGGCTGCGCGCAGCAGGTCTGGGCCGCGGGGAACTCCACGTCCACCCCGAGCCGGCGCAGCAGCCGGACGACCGCCTTGCCGGTCTCGGGGAACATCGCGTCGTTGACGCAGGTGACCATCAGTGCGACGCGCATGGCTCTACCCTCGCACTCCCGTGGGGATCCATCAGGTGGTCAGCTTCCTCTCGACGTAGGGGACGAGCCGGACCGGGCCGACGAGGCCGTAGTCCTGCCGCGCTGCGACGCCGTACACCTCGGGCGTGACGGTGCGCAAACGATTGATCAGTGTACTCGTCACCTCGACCTCCACCACGTTGCGACCGGCTCGCAGCGTGTGTCCCAGGTCGACGGTGGTGTCGAGGACGTCGCACGGCGGCAGCGCCCGGCCGTTGACGGTCACCCGGAAGGTGTCGTTGACCTCGCCGAGCTCGAGCAGGGCGCCGTCCTCGGGCCCCCAGGACCTGTCGAGCTCGACCACGGTGCGGTAGCGGCCGACGCCGGAGACGTCCTCCAGCCCCGGGACGCGCGACCACGGTACGAGGGTCGTGAGCTCGGCGCGGCGCAGCGGCCGGACGGTCTCGGTCGCCGTCCGGCCCGGCTGCCAGTCCTCGACGACCAGCTCCCACCTGGCCGGGACGACCGGCTCGTGCACCCGGGCGACCGTGGTGGCCACCTGCCGGCCGCCGGCGAGCGTCGCGGTGTGCCGGCCGGGCGTGGCCGCCCGCAGCAGGAGCCCGCGGTCGTCGCGCCGCACGTCACCGGTCGAGGCGACCACGGCGGGGGTGCGGTCGCCCGGGTGGGGCGCGCCGAGCGCGACGACGGTCGACTGGCCGGGGAGCAGGTCGACGCGGACCCGGACGCGCCGGCCCTGGCGCTCGTACGCCGCCAGCGGCGTGATCGTCCCGGTCCAGGCGTCGAGGAGGTACGGCACCGCGTCGCCGCGGGTGCTGGTGAGCCAGACGTCCTGGGTGACCCGCACCAGGCGCCGGTTCTCCGCGTGCTTGGCGTTGGCCAGGTAGTACAGGTCGGTGTCCCCGACCACCCGGCGCACGTGCGCCACCGTCGAGCGCTCGTGCTCGACGTCGCGGACCACCCCGAGCGCGGCCAGGGCGAGCGGGATGTCGGCGTCGGTGGCGGCGGCACGCGTGGTCGGGAGGGCGGCGAGCTCGGCGACCAGGCGTCGGACCTCCGCGGTCTCGCCGTCCTGCGGCAGCCCGACCGGCTCGGCGGTCGTCCAGTCCCCGCGGAGCACGACGGGCAGGCCGGCGCGGCCCAGCTCGAGGAGCCGGCGCGCGGTGGCCACGGCGATGGTGCGCTCCTGGCCGCGGAACTGGTCGGGACCCACGACGACGGCCTTGTACGTCGGCCCGTCGGGCGCGAGCACTCCCCCGCGGACCGTGGCCAGCGGGAGGTCGAGCAGCGCCGGGGTGGCGAAGGAGTGGGTCCAGCCGAGCGGGATGCCGTCGTTGGTGGCCCACGGGGCGCCGATTCCGGTGGAGGTCCAGCCCTTCTGCCGCAGGAAGACCACGTCGTACTTCGGCACGCCCGTCTGCAGGACCAGCTGGGTGCGGGCGAGGTACGCCGCGACGTCGGGCACGTGCCGCCACTGCGGGGTCCGCGGGCCCCAGGCCTCGCCGTACCCCACCGCACCGTCGTAGTACGGCGAGAACGCGGCGAAGCCCGGCCAGGTGACGCCCGGGGCGTCGGCGTAGGCGAAGCCGTGCAGCACGGCGGAGTTCACACCGGCGGCGAAGATGCTGTTGAGGGTCTGCAGCGCGCGGTCCCACGTGGTGTTGTAGGCCGCGCCGAAGTAGCAGGCCGCCTCGCAGGAGAGCAGCGTGTGGCCGGCCATGTCCCGGCCACCGGCCATGACGCGGTAGTCGTCGAGGTTCTTGAAGCCCAGCGACTCGGTCTCCGGGACGTCGAGCAGGGCGGCGTGCTCGACGGT
This window harbors:
- a CDS encoding VOC family protein, translating into MSRMIFLNLPVADVQRARDFWTALGLTFDEQFSDGKAACLVLNEQCSAMLLQEEFFHSFHGTTSAGGTEVLVCLSAESREEVDELCTRAAAAGATDADARTGEGPMYGGSFRDPDGHVWEVMHMDMSAMG
- a CDS encoding lactate utilization protein C, with the translated sequence MTSARDEILGRVRSALDGVDRTAPEAPAPRITPAADLVGHFADRVEHYRAVVERCAPADVEATVVAALARHLPGGSGTVVVPAGLSFDVAGAVVDTGLTALQLDRVDAVVTEAAVGVAETGTIVLDHGPGQGRRAVTLVPDRHVCVVRAEQVVPDVPDALARLDPLRPMTWISGPSATSDIELDRVEGVHGPRTLHVVVVDPA
- a CDS encoding lactate utilization protein B, producing the protein MPAFPTAARSALADTQLRHNLAHATSTIRAKRAAVVGEVEEWEELRLAGAAVKEAALRDLDTHLVRLEESLTARGATVHWARDAAEANEIVARVARDHGADEVVKVKSMATQEIGLNEALAEHGIAAWETDLAELIVQLGDDLPSHILVPAIHRNRAEVREIFLRAMGEVGRPAPADLTDEPAVLAGAAREHLREKFLRAKVAVSGANFAVAETGTLVVVESEGNGRMCLTLPEVLISVVGIEKVVPTFAELDPLLRLLPRSSTGERMNPYTSTWTGVTAGDGPQEVHVVLLDNGRTRALADDVGRQALRCIRCSACLNACPVYERAGGHAYGSVYPGPIGAILNPLMKGTGDPQTDSLPYASSLCGACFEVCPVRIDIPEVLVHLRSKVVDSHRDDTVPKAEAVAMKAAAWSFGDSRRLGWVERASGVAGRVLTRFGRTTLPGGRSAAGRIPGPGAAAWTGARDLPAPPRESFRAWWRRTDGGRADGGRTDGGRS
- a CDS encoding (Fe-S)-binding protein is translated as MRVALMVTCVNDAMFPETGKAVVRLLRRLGVDVEFPAAQTCCAQPMVNTGYLDEAVPVVRTFVDAFAGYDAVVTPSGSCAGSARHQHGLVARRSGDAGLAAAVAETSPKVYELSEFLVDVLGVVDVGAYFPHTVTYHPTCHSLRMLGVGDRPRQLLENVRGLRLLDLPQAEQCCGFGGTFAVKNADTSVAMGADKARHVRETGAEVLVAGDNSCLMHVGGVLSRQQAGVRVVHLAEILASTEEGASGPPGGASAHPEVELARGEQR
- a CDS encoding glycosyl hydrolase, encoding MSQPPTLAVRRRSLFGAAAAAAGVAALADPVASSASAAPGKPHPGSLPRDLVRAFAEPGTGTAAGFRWWWPHGLVDPREVAREVDQVADAGFGILEVADVTHSLRARDIEIDLERHGWGSPSWVAGVKAALERGAKRDVRIDITVGPSWPAAVPTITPDDDAACTELAHGRADVAAGSSYDGPVPEPAVPAASAATRRELVAVQAFRDLGTVKAVTTLDRSSLVDLTDQVRDGRLTWTPPADGAWTVLSYWRRGSAQEPEAGPHTNPRSWVVDHFSAAGSDAVVELWQDRVLDKEMRRLLAKAGGYLFEDSLEIETDATIWTPRMLAEFRERAGYDLLPHLPAVVEAHEKYLFAFTDAVATTRVRDDFNQVLSDLYRDHHLLPLQRFARSLGLGLRVQPYGLETDTVEHAALLDVPETESLGFKNLDDYRVMAGGRDMAGHTLLSCEAACYFGAAYNTTWDRALQTLNSIFAAGVNSAVLHGFAYADAPGVTWPGFAAFSPYYDGAVGYGEAWGPRTPQWRHVPDVAAYLARTQLVLQTGVPKYDVVFLRQKGWTSTGIGAPWATNDGIPLGWTHSFATPALLDLPLATVRGGVLAPDGPTYKAVVVGPDQFRGQERTIAVATARRLLELGRAGLPVVLRGDWTTAEPVGLPQDGETAEVRRLVAELAALPTTRAAATDADIPLALAALGVVRDVEHERSTVAHVRRVVGDTDLYYLANAKHAENRRLVRVTQDVWLTSTRGDAVPYLLDAWTGTITPLAAYERQGRRVRVRVDLLPGQSTVVALGAPHPGDRTPAVVASTGDVRRDDRGLLLRAATPGRHTATLAGGRQVATTVARVHEPVVPARWELVVEDWQPGRTATETVRPLRRAELTTLVPWSRVPGLEDVSGVGRYRTVVELDRSWGPEDGALLELGEVNDTFRVTVNGRALPPCDVLDTTVDLGHTLRAGRNVVEVEVTSTLINRLRTVTPEVYGVAARQDYGLVGPVRLVPYVERKLTT